GGATAAAAAGACGAATGCACAAAATAAcagtatatttttgaacataagTAATCAAAAATATGGTCTTGACCAGTgccaattttaaagaaatgcctATAAGTGTAGCAAAACCTTTAAAATCTTAAACCAATTAAAAGCTGTCTGAAtactacattttaaaaacctgaaccTATTTTATCTACTGGTTAACTGTTAGTTAAAATCTTTTAGACAGAATTTCCAACTGATTCTGTAAGCTTGACAAAATACgaaattattaacttttattcTAGAAAAATAGTTCATGATTATAAATATCAGAAAACTAACCGAactatattaataataaataattcccTGGGAataagaattaaagtccaaaagTACAGTGAGTGGAAGGAATTGTTGTTAtgtggcttgcttaaacttgaTATAGTTTTCTttgctatttttgaattttaattgtgtAAAAATTAAGAGAAACTTCTTTAGTTCGTTTTTAAGTACAGAAAAAACATAGTTATCGTTTTGTCAAGAGGTTTGTCAAATTAATCCtagagttacaaaataaaaatcaattttaaaacataacaaacattaaaaattatggTTAAGGGATATCCGTATTATTTTTGTCTGTTACTCGAtgctttttaaaactatttgacTTTATTTCGTTATCAGTAGGTTGAGTAGCAATAAACAAGATATAAAAGTATGAGGCCGTTGTTGAAAATAAGTGCAATCTAGACTTTAAGCAGTTActgaattatttatatatacaaattgtgtcgttttatttcgtttcaaaaactagtgtaagtatattaaaaatacaaaaaaaaatatctgttttagGCTGAAACGCATTTTAATACAAAGTTCTTCATATTTAGTATGCATTGGACTTCAACTGACGATGTATTATTGACTCCATAGATGAATCCATGGGATTGTGCGTATCCTCGACGTTACTACCAACTAGAGGTGAATTCTCACCAAGTACTCGCATGGCATTCGAATAATCCGAATCGATTTGGGGAACTTGTTTTTCATTTGGATGCAAAGTTCGAATTAAATCGGTGAGAGATAAAAAGCTCTGTCTTTCAATGTTATCATTATCGTCGTTATTGTAACGATTGTTGTTTTCCGCGCTAGCGCGCTTTTCAACTTCAtctgatattttttcaaggTGCAGCTCAAGCAGTTCATTTATGTTTTCTGTGGTTGAAGAAGACTCTTTAATTAAATGTTCTGTGTCTGCCTGATCTGAATCTATTTGATCGTCTTTTATTTCAGaaagattttcattttcattttcagtttcACTTGTAACGTTTTCaggattttcatttttgttattaggtgaaattgttttggatatattttcatttgaaatgttATCCTTATCATCTTCAAAGCTGCGTGCATGTTCTTCATCTTCAATCTCATGAGACTCTTCTGACTCTAAGGCACGTTCGTGATCTAATTTCAGAGATGCCAATGAAGGCTCAGACAGTTCTTTTTGAGCTTTTCTAACTGACATATAGGTGGAAAAACTAATTGGATTTGCTGTGGTTGGAGTAAATAATTCCAATGGTGGTCGCGATGTTGTTAATCTTATAGGACgtctaaattattaaaaattgaaaaattgtgttaaatttaaatatgtaaagaATCAAGAAGAAAGAAAGGATTTGAATATGTAAGatatgaacaatttttcttttattacataATAAGTCGAATATTATAcagcatttattatttttaaatagacggTATAGAACAATAAattgagttttattaatttttaataaggaCAGTTAGATAATAGATATAACTCTTTTAGCTATGCTTACATCACGGTCTCATAAAGTCTTATTTCTCGAATTTTCATTGCAATTTGTAATTACATATTTAACCTAACCATAACTATAATGCGTGTGCTTTagattcaaattattattaatcgtATTATGACAGTTATGTATGTTCgttaattgaacaaaattataagtGTTGTTATGTTATTATATGTCTAAAAGGTGTTTTGTGTAAACAATCACTGTAAGAAAGTTAAAGAGTgcaaaaagaaagttttgtaaataaataattattagaGAAACAAAGGGAAAAAGAAATTTTGGGGGaaattaatgttcttttttgttgaatattacGGCAAATGCTGTTTGCTCAAAAGACATAGACTAagcttgaaaatttaaatgtgtattttcaaaagtgcatatttttgagaactttaattctaaagttcatacaaaaatatgtagctTTTGGCAAGCAAAGGAACATGTACTGTACATCATTAATAATTGTCCCTAAGATGTCATGAAAGCATCGTTTGATAAATGTTTGTGTTTAATGATAGTGAATAAAgtgtttgtatgtattttgtacATTAAAATTAGAAGCCCTTTCCCAGAGTAGGTATAAGTTTTCTTAAACGTCATTTTCATTTGTATGGATGAATTAcagtgtttaaattaaattaaatttaattttaaatctgtaTATAAAGTACATTATTTTGTGCacgacaaatacaaaaattaaattaagtttttgttttgtatttaaaattttgcactcTAAGAGTCTCGATAGATTTTTAggatttatttgaattatttgctTTATTAGTTAAAAGTTTAACGAGAATAGATAAAGTtgaatcaattttcttaaacgATTGTTTTATTCGATTGGTGAATTAATAGCGCAGGCATTTTTGCGATGCCTTACCCCTGTGCAGATGAAACTGGAATGCTCCCATAGTTGTAATAATAACATCTTGTCTGTTCGCAAATAAAGTCCTTAACGGTTGAGCAGTCTTCTGGCATCCATTTTAATGTTGGTTGTTTCAAAATGACACATCCTTTTTCAGAACCGCTACTgctacaatttaattaaaaacaaaaatcaatacacAGATAATTTTGACAGATCATACCTATCGCGAGCCGTCCTTTGTGGTGATGTATTACTATTGTGGTCAACGGGATCCAATAAGCCAGCTTGAATTCCGTCGgcggaattttcaaaaaagtcaaaTGTTGCATTGAATGGAAGACCTGTACTCATCCACAAGAACATGCCAGTGCCTAGTCTATTTCCTGAAGTCCAAAAATCGTAGTTTCCGTAACCAGCATTTCTTAGATACGTTGTCATAGATTgagctttttcttttgtttcaaaagaTGCCAATTGTAGACCCAATGAGCGACAATACTGGTATGCGAGGAAGTAGTTTAGTTCAGGGGAGTATGGGTTCATGCGGCTAATGAAGTATTGCACCCCATCTAAGTGGATCGTTGTTATGCGTTGagctgaaaaaaattaaattaattttactaaaaagaaacattcacataagtaaaaatacaaaaaaactatgaattgaGGCTATTGGAAGTAGCCAAATTGAAATGAGGATATTCCATATGGTTATTCAGGTTAAGGTACAATTAGTTAAACAGAACTCTGTCTCTTGATTTGTAAGGTTGAAATAATTAGCTAATAAAATCTTTCAatcttttgtttcatttaaagtctgtatacatttaaattaagtatTTGAAACTTTTCTAACTTTGTATGAGCCAAAAAAGATAATGTTTGTTATtagatagacagatagatagatacataatttcattttcaaaaagatttaaaaaaaatgctggtttaaaataaggttttgacaataactattgtttgttattttactaCCTACAAATTGTCTTAGTTGtatcagaaataaaaatctgCCATATTTCACCTTTGTAAAGTGTAATAGTAGTaatacccgtagcgtgatggttagtgctttgaaCTGTTTAattaatactttatgatatgcttaaccgtagaaagtttgttgtcaaaagtgacaatgtaacttctaccacaacattcttaattaaaaatggtcttcaacaggtaGCGGTGATTCTCTTCTTCTGAATtcacaccagcgatctgataagtagtcttacaaaggaaattgcgtacgccaacgatctaattgcgtacagaacggcccaaaaggttgagattattagaattctcttatAGCGTgttttcgacaagattcagcgatgtTGCGACGGCTGAAAACTGTAAATAAATGTCGTTGAAGTCAGATACAATTCTGTTCCGGTATCctttggctagggccacgagggatacgtgcaagaattggcgcaagatggtcatcgttgatcttcacggcagccattagcgagcaaaagtgtagtaaagtactttggtatctggttagatcagtatttatatttcgacagacgtataaatgctgctctgacaaAGGCCAGAGGAGCTTTAGCTCTGACGAAACAGCTGTtatttagcagtcggcttgaccccagggtgaaggtaatttgctacatggccctcatacggccaatgatcatttatggttgtcctgtgtggttcaacgttgccccttcccagatgtaCTGGCTTATATCCCACAGTCGAAACTTCTTTCGTGCATTACTAattcaacgaggtcctatacaacggggctcgaatcaacagaaaactcgttcgaggtcacatttgcaagagctatgccttcgaccaaaaattaaattttcgggCGTTCTAtctgaacgacgagtattttgataTATGCAAAGTTCAATAAGACCGACTTATAAAGGTtgaccttatttcacttttttaaagggcaattttttttaagttggtcTTAGTTCACGAAACCCGATCGTTTGCTACAAAGAGTATCATCCGTTTTGTCTCAATTatgttcataaatgatcttttgtctgagtGTCTTTTTCTCTGACGATACAGATCTACGGTCCCTGACCATAAtattagacgcactttagattttatgcaaaatctcaattttcagctattaatcaggttttcgaatattgtaatgcattttaattattttgtatgcagaatataaactattttctactttttataaaaataaaacaaaagatttatagaatttgtttttataatatgtaaaaatattgcgtataacCTAATAGTTATACAAATTCTGCAGTGTGTCTAATAATATGGATAGGGACTGTATATTATTATCATATGATTATTTGTGAtagtttatatacattttaaggttTACTTTCTCGTCATTCGGGCTtacaacggcagcgtatgatatgatcatttaattttgatcttGTCCAAAAGGGTAGCTACCCAAAGATtacgtacagctacagttcgaagatccaacggaacaacacgagcccccaaattcaacatcccCAGACTTAAGGATCACACGACAcgtcaacaatttagggaccacctgtcacacgaaatgagaacaatcagcagcacaatACATGaggacatcgaacaccattggaatgttGTGAAAAATGTTCGCATTttaggtgctgacagaatagtcggtcttAAAAAAAGGAAGCTTGGCCTtaagaagaatcttgggcaaggatcaacgaacgcaaacagttaagggctcgaacAACTGCTGCACAAGAGTAAGAAAGAAACGAGCTGCAGTCCTCGTATCTCATGgaaaagagagaggttcaccgcagtgtccgccgcgacaagcgtaactacatcaacgaattggcgcaagaagcagaacaTGCTGCAAAGAGGTGCAACAGCGggccgtttacagaataaccaaagagctgaccggtacacccagctcaaagcaacacctggtgaaggaagtagacggtactgtgataagttcggtgaaTGAggaagtcagaaggtggaaagaacactttacctcgttttaaaccgagtgtttgcaaacaacgtgcagccgataccttccGACGCACCTGAAGAAAGTATTCCCCGATTCCGCACCGCACCTCAAAGTAAatatgagatcgttgccgcaattaaagcacttaaaaaacaacaacgcgGTAGGACTTAATGGAATTCCTGCAGTGTTTTTACAAGCAgcaccaacgtcatcaagcgaattGCTTCAttcgctcataaaagaagcctggaccaccgaaagcttcctcCATGAGtagaagaagggaattatcgtcaagatcttacaaattgcaaaaactgcagaggaatttgcgttctaccagccgttgccgaaatagtagcaaaagttatagTGGAACGcgtcagagaacaccttgaggccaaaCCCGATGCCGAACAACCAGGATTctgcgctggatcctcctgtattgatcacattaataccctgcgga
This window of the Eupeodes corollae chromosome 3, idEupCoro1.1, whole genome shotgun sequence genome carries:
- the LOC129952524 gene encoding putative mediator of RNA polymerase II transcription subunit 26 isoform X1 — its product is MVKIPLFCFLSLWACVSAQRITTIHLDGVQYFISRMNPYSPELNYFLAYQYCRSLGLQLASFETKEKAQSMTTYLRNAGYGNYDFWTSGNRLGTGMFLWMSTGLPFNATFDFFENSADGIQAGLLDPVDHNSNTSPQRTARDSSSGSEKGCVILKQPTLKWMPEDCSTVKDFICEQTRCYYYNYGSIPVSSAQGRPIRLTTSRPPLELFTPTTANPISFSTYMSVRKAQKELSEPSLASLKLDHERALESEESHEIEDEEHARSFEDDKDNISNENISKTISPNNKNENPENVTSETENENENLSEIKDDQIDSDQADTEHLIKESSSTTENINELLELHLEKISDEVEKRASAENNNRYNNDDNDNIERQSFLSLTDLIRTLHPNEKQVPQIDSDYSNAMRVLGENSPLVGSNVEDTHNPMDSSMESIIHRQLKSNAY
- the LOC129952524 gene encoding uncharacterized protein LOC129952524 isoform X4 is translated as MVKIPLFCFLSLWACVSAQRITTIHLDGVQYFISRMNPYSPELNYFLAYQYCRSLGLQLASFETKEKAQSMTTYLRNAGYGNYDFWTSGNRLGTGMFLWMSTGLPFNATFDFFENSADGIQAGLLDPVDHNSNTSPQRTARDSSGSEKGCVILKQPTLKWMPEDCSTVKDFICEQTRCYYYNYGSIPVSSAQG
- the LOC129952524 gene encoding uncharacterized protein LOC129952524 isoform X2, with protein sequence MVKIPLFCFLSLWACVSAQRITTIHLDGVQYFISRMNPYSPELNYFLAYQYCRSLGLQLASFETKEKAQSMTTYLRNAGYGNYDFWTSGNRLGTGMFLWMSTGLPFNATFDFFENSADGIQAGLLDPVDHNSNTSPQRTARDSSGSEKGCVILKQPTLKWMPEDCSTVKDFICEQTRCYYYNYGSIPVSSAQGRPIRLTTSRPPLELFTPTTANPISFSTYMSVRKAQKELSEPSLASLKLDHERALESEESHEIEDEEHARSFEDDKDNISNENISKTISPNNKNENPENVTSETENENENLSEIKDDQIDSDQADTEHLIKESSSTTENINELLELHLEKISDEVEKRASAENNNRYNNDDNDNIERQSFLSLTDLIRTLHPNEKQVPQIDSDYSNAMRVLGENSPLVGSNVEDTHNPMDSSMESIIHRQLKSNAY
- the LOC129952524 gene encoding uncharacterized protein LOC129952524 isoform X3 encodes the protein MVKIPLFCFLSLWACVSAQRITTIHLDGVQYFISRMNPYSPELNYFLAYQYCRSLGLQLASFETKEKAQSMTTYLRNAGYGNYDFWTSGNRLGTGMFLWMSTGLPFNATFDFFENSADGIQAGLLDPVDHNSNTSPQRTARDSSSGSEKGCVILKQPTLKWMPEDCSTVKDFICEQTRCYYYNYGSIPVSSAQG